CAAGGTTTCCATCTGGCCCGATGACCCACCGGTCCCGTCCCACCTGTTCATGCACTGCCCCGATCTAGGCCCTAACCTCTTTTTGGAGGATGCCCATACCGTTTCTGCCGTGGACCGCTTCCTCCTCCTCCGCATCTGCATCGGTTGCCCAACCGTCACGTCGCGGGAGAAGGGCGACTACTTCATCTACCGGGCCGAAAACCCGCCGCTTCGGCTGCTCCCCAAGCCCCGCCCCTTCCATGACGACGAAGTTGGCCTCCTTCCTCGCGGTGAGCACTTCACCATCGCTGTGCTGTCTCTTACTATGCACGGGTTCGACCTTCACTTGTTCATGTCCGAATTGTGGGCCTGGACTACTTTCGGCAAGGTGCCAATAGTGACACATCAGAGACCGTTCCCGATCAAGAACCCCACGAATGCTGTTCGGCTTAACCAGCATATTACAACCACGGTTATCACCCTCGGAGGTGAAGGTGGCACAATGGGCTGGGTCGATCTCTGGCGTGGAATCTTGTTCTCTGACGTGCTCAGCAGCAGCCCCACACTCTGTGGAGTAACCTTGCCGCTGCCACGGTCCTTGGTCAATCACGGGAAGGGGATTGAAGGCTGCCCTAAGCCAAATCGGGGCATTGCTGTTATTCAAGGTTGCCTCAGGATGGTTGAATTAGAAGTTCATATTGATGGCCTTCCAATGCTTGACCCTGAAACTGGGCACCTTAACTTTGGAGTCCATGACTGGGAGCCCTCCACATATACAAACAGGAAGATCAGTGGTGCTTGGGAGGACTGGCAGTTGGACTGCACAGCCAAGGCTTCTCACATCGATATCGACGAAGCAATGCAGTGGCAATTGCTGCAATCTGGATTGCTCCATGTAAAACAAGAAGGAAGAGAGCAGAAACTCAAAAACCTCCACACAAGTCAACCTGTCCTCAGCCTGGATAATAATGGTGCTGTTTACTTGCTGACGAAGGTCAAGTTCTTGCTGTTGACATTAAGGGCAAAAAAAATACAATCACTGGCTGAGTTCAGCACTGAAAGAAACTTGGGCCGCTCCCATGCATATTGCCCTAGTAGTATATCAAGTTATATCAATGCTCGGGCTACACCAGGTAATATTTTATTTTAGACTTTAGCATGGAATTCCTGGTGATATGATTCAATTGTGTCTTCAAGGTGCAActgaggccccgtttagatccaaaaatttttggattttggctaccgtagcactttcgtttgtatttggcaattagtgtctaattatggactaattaggttcaaaagtttcgtctcgcgatttctcatccaactgtgcaattagttttttttttcatctacatttagtattccatgcatgtgccgcaagatttgatgtgacgaataCTATGCataattttttggaatctaaacgggGTCTGATTGGATAACTGATTGGCTGTAAATCTAACCTTGGATACGCTATGCACTCAAGAATGCACCTATATAGATACTCCCTTTATCCTACGAAAGAATCGattcctaggccatgtttagattgaaagttttttcaaccagatgaatagtaccactttcgtcttatttggtaaatattgtccaatcgtggactaactaggctcaaaagattcatctcgtgatttccaactaaactgtgtaattagttattttttttacctgattttaatactccatgcaaatgactaaaaattgatgtgatggagagagagtgaaaaaacttagaattttgaagggaactaaacaaggccctaggcCAAAAATTTGTCCACGAATAAATCGATTCTTGCCGTGGACACGCAACCGGCCCGCATCGGAGTTCACCCTCGTCATTTATGGAAGCCAAGcatcccccctctctctcctgcATTAACCGCATCCTTCTCCCCACCATCGTACCCTCTCCTCTTCCTCAGGTTGACCGGAAATTTCCCGTCCTTCTCCCCACCATCGCCGCCCCGAACTCTCCAATCCACAATCTCCACAGTCCCCAAAAATCTTCAATCCCTGAGACCACGTTAATGGCGCTTGGTCCATATAAcggatcctcctcctcctcgcataGCAGATGGCCGTGGCACAATGGAGCAACGAGATCTGGAGCATGCGCATGGCGGCGGTGCTCCTAGCCGTGCTTGCGATGGCGGGCTCGGCAGCGTCGGCGGCGGTGGTGATGGCGGGATCTAGGCATGTGCGGCAGCATCAGTTGTCGTGGGCGCAGCGCCCTATTCCACGGCCGCAGCGACATTGCTCGTGGACGCGGCGGCGACAAAGGCAGCGGCGAGATCCGGTCTGGAAGCCCAGGAATCGAAGATGGCGAGTGCCGGACTcggaggtagaagaaggccaTGTTGAGGTGCCGGActcggaggaagaagaaggccatGTTGAACCGAAGAGACAATCAGTGTTGAACCAAAGAGACAATCATCGCTTAATGTACAAGAGTAAATGGTGCAACTTGGGTAGCATGGTCTTTTCTTTGCCACACTAATGTGTCCTAAATCTTCTAGGAATTGATTCTTTCGGGAATACAGGGAGTATTATAAGAATGTGAACCAATCTCAATCATTTCTTTATATTAGCATGTTACATGTCACAAGTACTGATTTGTAGTTGCCGCAGCACAACATTTTCTTGTCGCATCTCGTTATGGACCTAGTACCTACTAACTACATGCTTGTTCGCTGGTTTGACACTTGACTGAAATTggctaaaaaatactgttccgactgaattattatgagagaaaaatactgttccggattgaaaaaataagccgaacaagccatttttaagataAGCGAACTGGGGCCATATAGAAGTACTGTTTTTCCTTTTATAAACACAGATACTGCATATTTCATTTGTAGCTGATCAGACTAGATCCTTGAAAAGAACTAAAAGAATTATGTAAACCTGTTTTTTGTTAGATGTAGTGCATTGCCTATTTATTCTGTAAAGCTCTTTTTTTATTTCTTcagttgcttttatttattttatctgatGCACTTTATTACTATTGTTTACACTATTTTTACATGACTACCGGTTCCCTGAATGGTGTTGTTAGTGCATTGGTGGTAGATCGGTGTGTGATTCGTTGGGTCTTAAATTGGTACGTGACGGTTGAGAACACTCCTGTTCAATTCATACCTTAGGAGGAGGAAGCGTGGCTACACCAAGTCAATGGCTTGGCTAACATGATAGTTAATGAAATTGAGGTTAATAGCTTAAGTAACAGTGATATTGTTAATTGAAAATTATGGCAAGTCCTGTTGGGGTGGTTGAGTTCATAATAACCATATTGATGGAAGCTTTGTATGATGTCATCAATGTATCAAATTGTCGGTTGCTTTCcctaaaatgaaagttgattgACTTGTTGTCGCATCATATCAATACTACGGAATTGATAATCACCGTTGGTTTGCTAAAAATCGGCGGTGATACTTATCACCGCTGGTTTGTATTACGAACCGTTGGTGAAATGATTTTCACCGCCGGTTTCGGGTTACGAACCATTGGTGAAAATGAGGGCGATTATCACCGCCGGCTGGTAACACGAACCGGCGAACCATTGGTGAAATGATTTTCACCGCCAGTTCGTGTTACGAACCATTGGTGAAAATGAGGGCGATTATCACCGCCGGCTGGTAACACGAACCGGTGGTGATAACCTATCATTACAGCCGGTTTGTGTTACCAACCTATAGTGATGGTTGACCCATTTTTACCACCGGTTTGTGGTACCAACCGGCGGTGAAAATCAGTTCACCAACTGTTGGGTAtcggtattagggatacccaaataAGGGATCTGAGGACCGCAGACGACAACTCGCCTAGTAATTGAGGACGTGTTTCAGTCTCGACCGACCCCTTGGGCACGGGCCCCGTGTCACCGGAACCCAagggtacgggctccgtctcgcctgaccccttgggcatgagccccgtgtcgcccgaccccaagagtacgggttccgtctcgcccgaccccttgggcacgGGCCCCGTGTCGCCCGACCCCTTTGGTCACTTCGCTGCCTACTCCTCGTACGGCCGCTGACCGGCACATCGATTCACCATGTCATCCGCCGGGATGAGATGGGACGCCACGACTAACTGATGAcgccggggcatggcaccagtggtgaacagGAGCCCGACGTGGGGCCATCCCCATCACCATCTACAGCGTCGGCGGGACTTgcctgaaggagaagaaggacccggcagccctggaggccttcttctccccggcttttcttcttccttctctctatcacctgcgccttccccttcacctataaaaggggaagcatgaCGCTCCACGGGGAGGAGGGGGAACATACAGCAAAACGAGCACACAGCTAAACAACTCTCAGCACTCTTgaatccttccaccagagacttgggaccttctttgtttttcgcccgtttgtaacccctactacaaactagtgccggtaacacgagcagcaacacaCTAGACATAggaacattctgcccgaaccagtataaatccttgtgtcctccgagcacaccagtCGGgctagacgcgcaaatacaaatttactagccggtgatccgaaacaccgacaccaacGGTTCGTAATACGAACCGGTGGTGACGAGTTATGCTGTAGCACAATATAATTTGTAACTTTTTCAAACAAAGTCAGATAaaaataaactttatatcaaagttgtagatcgtagttgatgacttttttatttgaaattgtttacGGTACTAGAATTCTGTTTGAAGAtcttaaattttaaaattcaatttttttgaattgtacaaacatcctcagatgaaaaactgatcaaaaccaaagttgtagatatcgctatgatctacaactttgtagttgacagttttttcattagaaatcatttataGTCTCAAATATTATATCTGAAGttctaaaattttgaaattcaaaattttcaaacgacctcggatggaaaattgATCAAAACCAAtgttttagatcttgatgagaactacaactttgtagttgatgactttttcatttgaaattatttgaGGTCCCAAAAGTATGGCTGAAGTTCCCACACATTGAAATTCAAATTATTCAAACAACATCGTTTGGCCAAACGACCAACATTAAGTTGTGGATCTCGATTAAAACAACAACTTTGTAAGTTGATGATTTTTTCATCTGAAGTCATTTAAGGTCCTAAATATTCATTTCAAAAATCCGGAGAAGCGAATACCAGGGGAATGAATATGCCATATAAATACAAGTGACTTAGGGGCAGGAGTGGTTAGAGCAGCTACATGTGAGGGCAGATGTCTCGGTTTCGAATCCCAGCACCGCGCGCTGCGCAGATTGTCGCGTGAAAAATTGCGTGACTTGTGAGTGGCTGGTGGGGCCTTCCTAGGATTAAACaaattttttgctatttttttaccCATTTTTGTGATTTCTGTAAATTCTAATCATTGTCGACTGGTAACACGAACTGACGGTGATAACCTATCACTGCGGGTTCCCAACCGGTGGTAATGACCTGTCCTCATCACCGCCGACTTTCACTGCCGAGGAGCCAAAACCATCGGTGAAGAGGGGTCTGGAACCGACGGTGATgaactttttgtagtagtgtataGGTTTGTGCTATTTCTTTGGATGCAGCATCAGGTGGCAACTTAGGATGTTTGATGAGCCAATTGCAGCAAGCTGATGATGGGAGTCAAGTGCAGCATAAAGACTGAAAATTTAAGCTTCAATGTTGCGTTATGTTCAACGTGTTTCGATTATATACATGATAGCTGTCGAGATGTGATACTGCGTTATGTCGCTTTTGAGATATTTCTATGGTTGGTGCCCCGGTTTCTTCGATGATGTTGCATTAAATTTCTGGGAACAATTAATACTTTTAAGAAATTCTGTTGCACCAGAAGTATTGTTCGGTTAATCCCTTActgaggctttgttaggaatagAAGGTAGTGTCAAGCAGAGTCCACGTTCTGGCTGAGCAAAACAGGCGCAGCACTGCAAACCGATTTTTTTAATCAAATCAAAGGCTTTCCCCAGTGGTGTTAGCATTTGATTGCTAACACCTAGACCTTTTTTTGCGCTGGCGGTTGATTTTAGGTTGGTACTGCCGTTTTTTTCAATCGCCTGTGTGAAAGGCTAGTAAAAATAACTTTTTTTACTGGCGTCAATTTAAAATCCGCCTGTACAAACGTATCTTCACCGGTGGTAGCCTTACACCGGCCGCTAGTGTAAATGTGTTTGTAATGGCGCAtcgcctcctcttcctccaaTCGATCCAACTACACCCAACCCACCGGGCTCTAGTTCGATGGCCTCCACCAAGTATAGCCTCTGATATGAGACCGGCACTTCTCCTTACTTCGTAAGAGAAGAGAAGGAACGTCCCTGACTtttcttgtttctggatccaaaaatTTCCATGGCCACCATCACTACCGCCGCCGACCAATAACCAATTCATCGGCATCCTCTCGTCGGTCCTGGATCCTCTTCGATGCCGGTGCCTACATCGGCGAATGCCCCAACGGCACCACTGTAGAAGACTTCACAACTAACAAGAAATCCATCAAGGTTTCCATCTGGCCCGATGACCCACCGGTCCCGTCCCACCTGTTCATGCACTGCCCCGATCTAGGCCCTAACCTCTTTTTGGAGGATGCCCATACCGTTTCTGCCGTGGACCGCTTCCTCCTCCTCCGCATCTGCATCGGTTGCCCAACCGTCACGTCGCGGGAGAAGGGCGACTACTTCATCTACCGGGCCGAAAACCCGCCGCTTCGGCTGCTCCCCAAGCCCCGCCCCTTCCATGACGACGAAGTTGGCCTCCTTCCTCGCGGTGAGCACTTCACCATCGCTGTGCTGTCTCTTACTATGCACGGGTTCGACCTTCACTTGTTCATGTCCGAATTGTGGGCCTGGACTACTTTCGGCAAGGTGCCAATAGTGACACATCAGAGACCGTTCCCGATCAAGAACCCCACGAATGCTGTTCGGCTTAACCAGCATATTACAACCACGGTTATCACCCTCGGAGGTGAAGGTGGCACAATGGGCTGGGTCGATCTCTGGCGTGGAATCTTGTTCTCTGACGTGCTCAGCAGCAGCCCCACACTCTGTGGAGTAACCTTGCCGCTGCCACGGTCCTTGGTCAATCACGGGAAGGGGATTGAAGGCTGCCCTAAGCCAAATCGGGGCATTGCTGTTATTCAAGGTTGCCTCAGGATGGTTGAATTAGAAGTTCATATTGATGGCCTTCCAATGCTTGACCCTGAAACTGGGCACCTTAACTTTGGAGTCCATGACTGGGAGCCCTCCACATATACAAACAGGAAGATCAGTGGTGCTTGGGAGGACTGGCAGTTGGACTGCACAGCCAAGGCTTCTCACATCGATATCGACGAAGCAATGCAGTGGCAATTGCTGCAATCTGGATTGCTCCATGTAAAACAAGAAGGAAGAGAGCAGAAACTCAAAAACCTCCACACAAGTCAACCTGTCCTCAGCCTGGATAATAATGGTGCTGTTTACTTGCTGACGAAGGTCAAGTTCTTGCTGTTGACATTAAGGGCAAAAAAAATACAATCACTGGCTGAGTTCAGCACTGAAAGAAACTTGGGCCGCTCCCATGCATATTGCCCTAGTAGTATATCAAGTTATATCAATGCTCGGGCTACACCAGGTAATATTTTATTTTAGACTTTAGCATGGAATTCCTGGTGATATGATTCAATTGTGTCTTCAAGGTGCAActgaggccccgtttagatccaaaaatttttggattttggctaccgtagcactttcgtttgtatttggcaattagtgtctaattatggactaattaggttcaaaagtttcgtctcgcgatttctcatccaactgtgcaattagttttttttttcatctacatttagtattccatgcatgtgccgcaagatttgatgtgacgaataCTATGCataattttttggaatctaaacgggGTCTGATTGGATAACTGATTGGCTGTAAATCTAACCTTGGATACGCTATGCACTCAAGAATGCACCTATATAGATACTCCCTTTATCCTACGAAAGAATCGattcctaggccatgtttagattgaaagttttttcaaccagatgaatagtaccactttcgtcttatttgg
The sequence above is drawn from the Miscanthus floridulus cultivar M001 chromosome 15, ASM1932011v1, whole genome shotgun sequence genome and encodes:
- the LOC136507421 gene encoding uncharacterized protein, whose translation is MGWVDLWRGILFSDVLSSSPTLCGVTLPLPRSLVNHGKGIEGCPKPNRGIAVIQGCLRMVELEVHIDGLPMLDPETGHLNFGVHDWEPSTYTNRKISGAWEDWQLDCTAKASHIDIDEAMQWQLLQSGLLHVKQEGREQKLKNLHTSQPVLSLDNNGAVYLLTKVKFLLLTLRAKKIQSLAEFSTERNLGRSHAYCPSSISSYINARATPGNILF